CTGGTCTGCGAAAACTCCATATGTAACAGGTTCTCTTAATACAGAGAATAGTGCAATTAATATCGGCATTTGTATTAGTAAAGGTAAACATCCTGCTAATGGATTAATTTTAGCTTCTGTGTATATCTTCATTATTTCTTGTTGTTGCTTTTCTGGTTTATCTTTATACTTCGTTTGTATTTCTTGTATCTTAGGCTGTATATCTTGCATTGCCTTTGTAGATTTTGTTTGCTTAATTGTAAGTGGTAATAATAATACTTTTACTAATATAGTGAATAATATTATTGAAAGCCCATAATTTTGAACAAGTTCAAATATTATTCTTAGGACATGCCCTAGGGCATTACTTAAAATGTTCACTTTATATACCTCCTAAAGTATGTGTTGTTTTATTTAAGTGGATCATATCCTCCTGGATGAAAAGGATGGCACTTTAATAATCGTCTTATAGTTAAATATATCCCTTTTAACACTCCATATTTTCTAATTGCTTCAATTGAATACTGAGAACATGTAGGATAAAATCTACAAGTTGGTCCTTTTAAAGGAGATATAAACTTTTGGTAAAATCTCACTAAGTAAATAAGTAACTTCGATAAATACCTATTAATTTCCTTTAATATGTAATACTTTTTTTTCAAAATATAGACCTCCAAGCAAAAAAATATATTTATATTAATCCTGCTTTTTTTATAATATGATTCATAGATTTTTCTATATCCTTATAGTCAGCTTCTTTTATCGCAACCCTAGCTATAAATACAATATCATATCCACATTTAACGTTTGCATCAATATTTAATCTATATGATTCTTTTATTCTTCTTCTTACTTTATTTCTATTAATAGCATTTCCTACTTTTTTAGAAACTGAAATCCCTACTCGAGTAGAGTCTGATTTATTATCTAGTATATACATTACTAAGTTTCTATTCGCAAAAGATTTGCCGTGTTTGTATACTTTTCTAAAATCAGAGTCTTTTTTTAAACCTTGGGTTCTTTTGAAGTCCATCTTAAAACCTCCATAAACACAGCTGTTAATTATATTTTCTACACAAAAAGGCCACTTAATAGCGGCCTTTTTAATTATTAATGAGTTAATCTATTTCTTCCTTTAGCTCTTCTTCTTTTTAACACGTTTCTTCCGTTAGACGTTTTCATTCTCTTTCTGAAACCATGTTCTTTCTTTCTTTGTCTTTTCTTTGGCTGATAAGTTCTTTTCATCGTATTACACCGCCTTTCAGATTTGTTTTCCGTTTATAAAAATAATAACTTTACCCTCAAAGTAAACATAACACATACAATTATAAATGCTTTTATATATGTTGTCAACGAGTTTTTGGAAGTCATACATAACAATTTTACTATAATTATCTTATTTCTAATTTAAGAGATTTTATAATTATTATTCACATCTTTCATTATTATTTATATTTATTTTTTTATATAGTATAAACAATTTATTTTTAACCATCATATTGATGTATATATATTTATCAACATATAGTGAATATTGTGGATAAATTCGTTGTAAATTATTGAAGTTTGACGTTTATTCTGATATTATAGATGTACTTGTGTATAATGTTAATAAAATTTATTAACTTATCAACGTTATGCACAAGCTGTGGATATAAATGTGTATAACTTATTAGCTAACTGACAATACTTTAGTTATAAAGTAATTTCTTTATACATTTTACTATTTATAACTTTATATACATATTGTTTATAACTTTTTGCTTTACAAGAATAATTACCACTATTTTATTTTATCCACACAATTATCCATAAATATTCTTATTTTATAAAATTTATATAGATTTAATTAGCTTTTGTTAATAAATTTGTGGAAAATGTCAATTATTCTATGCGGAGGTTAATATTATGGACATAGTTTCTTTATGGGACAAAACATTACAATTAATAAAAGGTGAGTTATCTCCACCTAGTTTTAATGCTTTTTTTAAGCAAATAATACCTTTAAAAATACATATAAACGAATTAATACTTTTAGTTCCTAATGATTTTACTAAAGGTATTTTAGAGGATAGATATTTAAATCTAATTGAAAGCTCAATAAATCAACTTTCATTAAAAAAGTATAAAGTCAAATTTGTTTTAGATGAAAAATACATTGAAGGCTTAGAGGAAGAACCGAAATCTTCTAATTTACCTCCAAAAAATTACCCTAATTTAAATCCTAAATACACTTTTGATACTTTCGTAATCGGTAATAGTAATAGATTTGCACATGCTGCATGCGTTGCTGTTGCTGAATCTCCTGCTAGAGCTTACAATCCACTGTTCCTATATGGAGGTGTTGGATTAGGAAAAACTCACTTAATGCATGCGATAGGTCATCATATAATAACTCAAAAAAAGGATGCTAAGGTTGTTTACGTTTCATCTGAAAAATTTACCAACGAGCTTATAAATTCTATAAAAGATGATAGAAATGAAGAATTTAGAAATAAATATAGAAATGTAGATATACTTCTTATAGATGATATTCAGTTCATCGCAGGAAAAGAAAGAACTCAAG
The Romboutsia ilealis genome window above contains:
- a CDS encoding YidC/Oxa1 family membrane protein insertase, coding for MNILSNALGHVLRIIFELVQNYGLSIILFTILVKVLLLPLTIKQTKSTKAMQDIQPKIQEIQTKYKDKPEKQQQEIMKIYTEAKINPLAGCLPLLIQMPILIALFSVLREPVTYGVFADQAQFVNAAKGFLWIKDLTTPDYILAILSGATTFLMQTLMMPKDQQQGSMKIMTYVMSAMMLFWGFSFPAGLTLYWTIGNVFAIGQHYLIMNPLRAKLAVSKEEVVDEKPRNKK
- the yidD gene encoding membrane protein insertion efficiency factor YidD, which gives rise to MKKKYYILKEINRYLSKLLIYLVRFYQKFISPLKGPTCRFYPTCSQYSIEAIRKYGVLKGIYLTIRRLLKCHPFHPGGYDPLK
- the rnpA gene encoding ribonuclease P protein component is translated as MDFKRTQGLKKDSDFRKVYKHGKSFANRNLVMYILDNKSDSTRVGISVSKKVGNAINRNKVRRRIKESYRLNIDANVKCGYDIVFIARVAIKEADYKDIEKSMNHIIKKAGLI
- the rpmH gene encoding 50S ribosomal protein L34: MKRTYQPKKRQRKKEHGFRKRMKTSNGRNVLKRRRAKGRNRLTH